The following are encoded in a window of Flavobacteriales bacterium genomic DNA:
- a CDS encoding oligopeptide:H+ symporter produces the protein MSSSIDTMTIPVEQPPSGGHPRGLYVLFMAEMWERFCYYGMRVLLTLYLIRSLMKGDNEAFAIYGAYTALVYAAPVLGGMIADKILGYRIAVILGGILMAIGEFMILGGTDHWLYIGMGTIIVGNGYFKANISSIVGKLYKDGDPRRDSGFTIFYIGINIGALLATTVCAEVGEKFGFEYGFALAGLGMLAGIGFFVGGQNTFRQVAEAPDPVKLNAPYLGPITLKWTTIIASLVIIPILYFLIMNASVVGYLLYVALAYVLWSLLSRGVKEGKVLLQRMLVFIILMVFNVVFWACFEQAGTSLTLFADRNVDRDVFGWEMGAATTQFFNPFFIIVMGSVFSMLWVYLNRIGKNPNIPMKFGIGIILLGLGYLVVKIAPVNELYLVPLWTLILLYFLHTVGELFISPIGLSMVTKLVPKDMTGTAMGAWFLSFAFSNYAAALLAKLTGAEEGSDPAALDTAETLATYTEVYGTMGMVTVGIGIFLLLISGPLNRMMHGVR, from the coding sequence ATGAGTTCCAGCATCGACACGATGACCATCCCTGTGGAGCAACCGCCCAGTGGCGGCCACCCGCGCGGCCTCTACGTCCTGTTCATGGCCGAGATGTGGGAGCGTTTCTGCTACTACGGCATGCGGGTGCTGCTCACCCTCTACCTCATCCGTTCGCTGATGAAGGGCGACAATGAGGCCTTCGCCATCTACGGGGCCTACACCGCCCTGGTCTATGCCGCGCCGGTGCTGGGTGGCATGATCGCCGACAAGATCCTGGGCTACCGTATCGCGGTGATCCTCGGCGGTATTCTCATGGCCATCGGCGAGTTCATGATCCTGGGCGGCACGGACCACTGGCTGTACATCGGCATGGGCACGATCATCGTGGGCAACGGCTACTTCAAGGCCAACATCAGCAGCATCGTCGGCAAATTGTACAAGGATGGTGACCCCCGCCGCGACTCGGGCTTCACGATCTTCTACATCGGCATCAACATCGGCGCCCTGCTCGCCACCACGGTCTGTGCCGAGGTGGGCGAGAAGTTCGGCTTCGAGTACGGATTCGCCCTCGCGGGTCTGGGCATGCTGGCCGGTATCGGCTTCTTCGTGGGCGGGCAGAACACCTTCCGCCAGGTGGCCGAGGCACCCGACCCCGTGAAGCTCAACGCCCCCTATCTGGGCCCCATCACCCTGAAGTGGACCACGATCATCGCCTCGCTGGTGATCATCCCCATCCTCTATTTCCTGATCATGAACGCCAGCGTGGTGGGCTATCTGCTCTATGTGGCGCTGGCCTACGTGCTGTGGAGTCTGTTGTCCCGCGGGGTCAAGGAAGGCAAGGTGCTGTTGCAACGCATGCTCGTCTTCATCATCCTCATGGTCTTCAACGTGGTGTTCTGGGCCTGCTTCGAACAGGCCGGCACCTCGCTCACCCTCTTCGCCGACCGCAACGTGGACCGCGATGTCTTCGGCTGGGAGATGGGCGCCGCCACCACGCAGTTCTTCAACCCCTTCTTCATCATCGTCATGGGCTCGGTCTTCAGCATGCTCTGGGTCTACCTGAACCGGATCGGCAAGAACCCGAACATCCCCATGAAGTTCGGCATCGGCATCATTCTGCTGGGGCTGGGCTATCTGGTGGTGAAGATCGCCCCGGTGAACGAGCTCTATCTGGTGCCACTCTGGACCCTGATCCTGCTGTACTTCCTGCACACCGTGGGGGAACTCTTCATCTCGCCGATCGGCCTGAGCATGGTGACCAAGCTGGTGCCCAAGGACATGACCGGCACGGCCATGGGCGCCTGGTTCCTCAGCTTCGCCTTCAGCAATTACGCCGCCGCGCTGCTGGCCAAGCTCACCGGGGCGGAAGAGGGCAGCGATCCCGCAGCGTTGGACACCGCCGAGACCCTGGCCACCTACACCGAGGTGTACGGCACCATGGGCATGGTCACCGTGGGCATCGGCATCTTCCTGCTGCTGATCTCCGGACCCTTGAACCGCATGATGCATGGCGTACGCTGA
- a CDS encoding arginine decarboxylase, whose protein sequence is MKTRYIDLIEQTFDFPKDEFKLDGDKLVWNDLPLVEILEKHGTPLRITWLPKIGEKIDLARESFAKAIKTHDYQGEYEYFYCTKSNHFSYVIDKVLDKGVDLETSSAYDLEMIELLIERGRITKDNTILCNGFKDERYIRGIGRLANRGFHVVPIIDNMAEIYALDEVIEGQCDIGIRIAAEEAPKFEFYTSRLGIGYKDIIPFYMRNISKQKKFRLKMMHFFINTGITDTAYYWNELTKCVNVYCDLWKLCRTLDTLDIGGGLPIKNSLNFSFDLDYMIGEIVGRIKDICEENKVHEPNIYSEFGSFTVSDSGATFFSILYQKKQNEKERWNMIDGSFMTTLPDTWAISKRFIMLPVNNWYDEYERVFLGGMTCDSDDYYNSEQHINAIYLPRHQEDRKQYIGYFNTGAYQDTLGGFGGIQHCLIPKPKHVLIDRLPDGKLVDRVFAEQQSAERMLQLLGYLPMEEPVRKG, encoded by the coding sequence ATGAAGACCCGCTACATCGACCTGATCGAGCAGACCTTCGATTTCCCGAAGGACGAGTTCAAACTGGACGGCGACAAACTGGTGTGGAACGACCTGCCGCTGGTGGAGATCCTGGAGAAGCATGGCACTCCGCTGCGGATCACCTGGTTGCCCAAGATCGGCGAGAAGATCGACCTGGCCCGCGAGAGCTTCGCCAAGGCCATCAAGACGCACGACTACCAAGGCGAGTACGAATATTTCTACTGCACCAAGAGCAACCATTTCAGCTATGTGATCGACAAGGTGCTGGACAAGGGCGTGGACCTGGAGACCAGCAGCGCCTACGACCTGGAGATGATCGAACTGCTCATCGAACGCGGCCGCATCACCAAGGACAACACCATTCTGTGCAACGGCTTCAAGGACGAGCGCTACATCCGGGGCATCGGACGGCTGGCCAACCGCGGGTTCCACGTGGTGCCCATCATCGACAACATGGCCGAGATCTACGCGCTGGACGAGGTGATCGAGGGGCAGTGCGACATCGGCATCCGCATCGCGGCCGAGGAGGCGCCGAAGTTCGAGTTCTACACCAGCCGCCTGGGGATCGGCTACAAGGACATCATCCCCTTCTACATGCGGAACATCTCCAAGCAGAAGAAGTTCCGCCTGAAGATGATGCACTTCTTCATCAACACCGGCATCACCGACACGGCCTACTACTGGAATGAGCTGACCAAGTGCGTGAATGTCTACTGCGACCTATGGAAGCTGTGCCGCACCCTGGACACCCTGGACATCGGGGGCGGCCTGCCGATCAAGAACAGCCTCAACTTCAGCTTCGACCTGGACTACATGATCGGCGAGATCGTGGGCCGCATCAAGGACATCTGCGAGGAGAACAAGGTGCATGAGCCCAACATCTATTCGGAGTTCGGCAGCTTCACCGTGAGCGACAGCGGCGCCACCTTCTTCAGCATCCTCTACCAGAAGAAGCAGAACGAGAAGGAACGCTGGAACATGATCGACGGCAGCTTCATGACCACCCTGCCGGACACCTGGGCCATCAGCAAGCGCTTCATCATGCTGCCGGTGAACAACTGGTACGACGAGTACGAGCGCGTCTTCCTGGGCGGCATGACCTGCGACAGCGACGACTACTACAACAGCGAGCAGCACATCAACGCCATCTACCTGCCGCGCCACCAGGAGGACCGCAAGCAGTACATCGGCTACTTCAACACCGGCGCCTACCAGGACACCCTGGGCGGTTTCGGCGGCATCCAGCATTGCCTCATCCCCAAGCCCAAGCACGTGCTCATCGACCGCCTGCCAGATGGCAAGCTCGTTGACCGCGTCTTCGCTGAACAGCAGAGCGCCGAGCGCATGCTGCAGCTCCTGGGCTACCTGCCCATGGAGGAGCCGGTGCGCAAGGGTTGA
- the corA gene encoding magnesium/cobalt transporter CorA: MKKVRKRSGKLGLPPGSLVHVGTGVQEKPRSQLFRYDTTQVQEIDAEALDALAEDQDSGLNRWLNIDGLHDDAVMSAATDHCGLHPLLVEDILNTDHRPKLEEFEHGLLVIAKMLRLEEGSGLLLVEQISFVLTKGLLVSYQERPGDVMDAVRERLRQGLGRVRKAGTDYLLYALLDVIVDHYFVVLEETGQRIEDLESKVVTRPGKEDLRAIQRLRGRLIELARHVTPMRELAGRLHSSQSHCIEKPTRRYLSDLQDHTVYIAETIGSFREMLHSLENTYHAGVALRSGEVIKLLTIISTIFIPLTFIVGIYGMNFHHMPELGWRYGYFGVMAFMALLALGMLGWFRWRKWL, encoded by the coding sequence ATGAAGAAGGTGCGTAAACGATCGGGCAAGCTGGGCCTCCCGCCCGGCTCCCTAGTGCACGTGGGCACCGGCGTGCAGGAGAAGCCGCGCTCGCAACTGTTCCGCTACGATACCACCCAGGTGCAGGAGATCGATGCGGAGGCCCTGGATGCACTGGCGGAGGACCAGGACAGTGGCCTGAACCGCTGGCTGAACATCGACGGGCTGCATGATGACGCCGTGATGAGCGCCGCCACGGACCACTGTGGCCTGCACCCCCTGCTGGTGGAGGACATCCTCAATACGGACCACCGGCCGAAGCTGGAGGAATTCGAGCACGGCTTGCTGGTGATCGCCAAGATGCTTCGGCTGGAGGAGGGCAGCGGCCTCCTGCTGGTGGAGCAGATCAGCTTCGTGCTCACCAAGGGGCTGCTGGTGAGTTACCAGGAACGGCCGGGCGATGTGATGGACGCCGTGCGCGAGCGCTTGCGCCAGGGCCTTGGCAGGGTCCGCAAGGCCGGTACCGACTACCTCCTTTATGCCTTGCTGGATGTGATCGTGGACCACTACTTCGTGGTGCTGGAGGAGACGGGCCAGCGGATCGAGGACTTGGAAAGCAAAGTGGTGACGCGGCCCGGCAAGGAGGACCTGCGGGCCATCCAGCGGTTGCGCGGCAGGCTCATCGAACTCGCCAGGCACGTGACCCCGATGCGCGAACTCGCCGGCCGTCTGCACAGCAGCCAGTCGCACTGCATCGAAAAACCGACCCGCCGGTACCTGAGCGACCTGCAGGACCACACCGTTTACATCGCCGAGACCATCGGCAGCTTCCGCGAGATGCTGCACAGCCTGGAGAACACCTACCACGCGGGCGTGGCGCTGCGCTCCGGCGAGGTGATAAAGCTGCTCACCATCATCTCCACCATCTTCATCCCACTCACCTTCATCGTGGGCATCTACGGCATGAACTTCCACCACATGCCCGAATTGGGGTGGCGCTACGGCTACTTCGGCGTGATGGCCTTCATGGCGCTGCTGGCCTTGGGCATGCTGGGCTGGTTCCGCTGGCGGAAGTGGCTCTGA
- a CDS encoding mechanosensitive ion channel family protein — MAMKLPDLEPLLDKLGFNALLLLKVLIILLGAFVLERILYSLIRRAYQRSDKSHEDTTRYRFMKNALRSIVVLVALGWVIYVIPSLKHFAVTLLAGAGILVAILGLATQRAFSNIISGVFIVSSKPFRVGDMVEISREHRGVVEDITLRHTVIRNWENRRVIIPNAVISDATIINSTIEDPATCQWVEIGISYESDLDKAMGIMQEEAENHPHCMDRRTAEELEQGIPKVSVRLVQIAESSLVLRAYVWAADPVQARVMNFELNRSIKLRFDREGIVIPYPQRTISFKGEGPSKEDLQVLFKQRPGPSHEEGA; from the coding sequence ATGGCGATGAAGCTCCCCGACCTGGAACCCTTGCTCGACAAGCTTGGCTTCAACGCCCTGCTGTTGCTGAAGGTGCTGATCATCCTGCTGGGCGCCTTCGTGCTGGAGCGCATCCTCTATTCGCTGATCCGCCGCGCCTACCAGCGAAGCGACAAGAGCCACGAGGACACCACGCGCTATCGCTTCATGAAGAACGCCCTGCGCAGCATCGTGGTGCTGGTGGCCCTGGGCTGGGTGATCTACGTGATCCCCTCGCTGAAGCACTTCGCCGTGACCCTGCTGGCCGGCGCGGGTATCCTCGTCGCCATACTCGGTCTGGCCACCCAGCGTGCCTTCAGCAACATCATCAGTGGCGTGTTCATCGTCAGCAGCAAGCCCTTCCGCGTGGGCGACATGGTGGAGATCAGCCGGGAGCACCGGGGCGTGGTGGAGGACATCACCCTGCGGCATACCGTGATCCGCAACTGGGAGAATCGCCGTGTCATCATCCCCAACGCGGTGATCAGCGACGCCACCATCATCAACAGCACCATCGAGGATCCCGCCACCTGCCAGTGGGTGGAGATCGGCATCAGTTACGAGAGCGACCTGGACAAGGCGATGGGCATCATGCAGGAGGAGGCCGAGAACCACCCGCATTGCATGGACCGGCGCACGGCCGAGGAGTTGGAACAAGGCATCCCGAAGGTGAGCGTGCGGCTGGTGCAGATCGCCGAGAGCAGCCTGGTGCTGCGCGCCTATGTGTGGGCCGCGGACCCGGTGCAGGCGCGCGTGATGAACTTCGAGCTGAACCGTTCCATCAAGCTGCGCTTCGATCGCGAGGGCATCGTCATCCCCTATCCGCAGCGCACCATCTCTTTCAAGGGCGAAGGGCCTTCGAAGGAGGATCTCCAGGTATTGTTCAAGCAACGCCCCGGTCCGTCGCATGAAGAAGGTGCGTAA
- a CDS encoding SET domain-containing protein, translating into MIATRAIPKGTIVYVRDPLDIVVPQDHPLLNDPLYAETFTSHAYIEPDGSRVMCWDHGRYMNHCCRPNTLSTGFGFEIAIEDIAEGAEITDHYAVLNLEFELDLLCDKPGCLRHMGPGMLPMVGEWIDARIRETLPLIPSVEQPLAPLMDQATREALDHFLVTGEGYPTVLGLQHLRRTA; encoded by the coding sequence GTGATCGCGACCAGAGCCATCCCCAAAGGCACCATCGTCTATGTGCGCGATCCGCTGGACATCGTGGTACCACAAGACCATCCCCTGCTGAACGATCCGTTGTACGCGGAGACATTCACGAGCCACGCCTACATCGAACCGGATGGCAGCCGTGTGATGTGTTGGGACCATGGCCGGTACATGAACCATTGTTGCAGGCCCAACACCCTGAGCACAGGTTTCGGCTTCGAGATCGCCATAGAGGACATCGCTGAAGGCGCTGAGATCACCGACCACTATGCGGTGCTCAACCTGGAATTCGAACTGGACCTGCTCTGCGACAAGCCCGGATGCCTGCGTCACATGGGCCCGGGCATGCTGCCCATGGTGGGGGAATGGATCGATGCGCGGATACGTGAGACGCTGCCCTTGATCCCCTCGGTGGAGCAGCCGCTCGCGCCCCTGATGGACCAGGCCACCCGCGAAGCGCTCGACCACTTCCTTGTCACCGGTGAAGGCTATCCCACTGTGCTAGGTTTGCAGCACTTGCGCCGCACCGCATGA